The Azospirillum humicireducens DNA segment GTGGCCGAGTACGAGCTGCGGGAGGACAAGATCGTCTTCACCCACACCCACGTTCCGGAAAGCATGTCCGGCAAGGGTGTCGGGTCGGCGTTGGCCAAGGGCGCCCTGGAGGATGTCCGCGCCCAGGGGAAGAAGGCGCTGCCGCTCTGCTCCTTCATCGAGGGCTACATCAAGCGCCATCCCGACTACGCCGACCTCGTGGAGTAGGTTGGGTCCATTATTGCGGCAGTGGCGGCTTCAGGGGGCCGAGCGGGTCCAGCGGGCCGACCGTCGGCGTGGTCTGGGGCAGGGCGCGGAAGGCCGCCTGTGCCTCGGCCGGCAGCGGCGGGCGGACGCGGGTGCGCCACAGGCCATACAGCGTGGCACAGAGGGCGCCACCGGCGATGAAGGCGAACAGCCCCTCAGGCCCGCCGGCGGACATCATCGCCGATGCCAGCGGCGGCCCGATGATGGCGCCGATGGAGTTGGCGAGGATCAGGCCGCCGCTGGCCGACACCAGATCCTCCCGCCGCACATAGTCGTTGGTGTGGGCGAGGCAGACGGGATAGAGCGTGAAGGACAGGCCGCCGAACAGCGGCGCGACCAGCATCAAGGCCAGCGGCTGGTCCATTCCGGCGGCGGCGATCATTCCAAGGCTGGTCAGCGACAGTGCGGCCGACAGACCGATGATCACGGTGCGCCGGTCGAACCGGTCCGACAGCTTGCCGAGCGGCCATTGCAGGGCCATGCCGCCCAGGATCAGCGCCGACATGAACAGCGCCGTTCCCGACACCCCGAAGCTGGAAGCCGCACCGAACACCGGCGCCAACCCATAGATCGACCCGGTGATCGCCCCGCTGATGAAGACGCCGGCCACCCCCAGCGGCGAACTCTCGTAGAGCCGCCGGACACCGAAGGAGGAAACCTTCGGCAATTGCGGCGGCGTGGTCCGCGTCAGGGCTACCGGCACCAGGGCCAGCGACATCAGGATCGATACGATCATGAAGATCCGGACCCCGGCCTCGTCGTCCAGCCGCAACAGCTGCTGTCCGATGCCCGAAGCGCCATACAAAGTCACCATGTAGGCCGACAGCATCTGCCCGCGGCTTTCGTTCGTCGCGGTGCCGTTCAGCCAGCTTTCGATGCACATGTAGAGGCCGGCCATGCAGAAGCCCTGCGCCAGCCGCAGCAAGGCCCAGAACGGCACGTCGACGAACAGCGCATGGGCCAGAGCCGACACCGAGACGATCGAGGCGAAGGCGGAAAAGGACCGGATATGGCCGACGCGGGCGATGACGCGGTGGGCGTAGAGCGACCCCAGCGTCAGCCCGGCATAGAAGGCCGCCGTGATCAGCCCGACTGCCGTGGGCCCGGACTCCGTCGCCGACAGGCGCAGCCCGATCAGGGTGGACAGGGCACCGTTCCCCAGCATCAGGAAAGCCACGCCGAGCAGCAGCGAGGCGACCGAACGCGCAACCGATGTCATGCCATACCTCCCGTCCGTCGTCAGCGCATGGTGGCCGGTAAAAAAGTGGGGAGGCGATGGTGCATGACGGGACTCCACATCTGCGTTTTCCGGTCAGGGCCGCTGCCCTGACCTCATGTCCAACAGCCAAGTCCCGGATTTGGTCCGCAGCGCCGATGGGTCAGTTTACCATTGGGGCAACCTGACCGTTGACATTGCATACCGTCCGGTAACATACCTTCTTCCAGGTAGATATCCGGGAGACGCCATCATGTCCGACACCGCCCCGCCGGTTCTTCTCACCCGCGAGGGGGCCGTGTCCTGGATCCGGCTGAACCGCCCCGCCGTGCTGAACGCGCTGGACGAGCCTACCGCCGCCGCCCTGCTGGACGCCTGCCGCAGCGTGGCCGATGAAGGCGGGCAGGGGCTGACCCGTGTGCTGGTCATCGCCGGCAACGGCCGCGGCTTCATGGCCGGCGGCGATGTCGGCCGTTTCAACGACGACCCCGCCGCAGCGCCCGCGGTGGCCGGCGCCATCATCGCCCATCTGCACGAAGCGGTGCGCATCCTCGACCGGCTGGACGTGCCGGTGCTGGCCTCGGTGCATGGGCCGGTGGCGGGTGCAGGCATGAGCCTC contains these protein-coding regions:
- a CDS encoding GNAT family N-acetyltransferase yields the protein MSVTETVRNNEQLNRYELTIDGATAVAEYELREDKIVFTHTHVPESMSGKGVGSALAKGALEDVRAQGKKALPLCSFIEGYIKRHPDYADLVE
- a CDS encoding MFS transporter, with the protein product MTSVARSVASLLLGVAFLMLGNGALSTLIGLRLSATESGPTAVGLITAAFYAGLTLGSLYAHRVIARVGHIRSFSAFASIVSVSALAHALFVDVPFWALLRLAQGFCMAGLYMCIESWLNGTATNESRGQMLSAYMVTLYGASGIGQQLLRLDDEAGVRIFMIVSILMSLALVPVALTRTTPPQLPKVSSFGVRRLYESSPLGVAGVFISGAITGSIYGLAPVFGAASSFGVSGTALFMSALILGGMALQWPLGKLSDRFDRRTVIIGLSAALSLTSLGMIAAAGMDQPLALMLVAPLFGGLSFTLYPVCLAHTNDYVRREDLVSASGGLILANSIGAIIGPPLASAMMSAGGPEGLFAFIAGGALCATLYGLWRTRVRPPLPAEAQAAFRALPQTTPTVGPLDPLGPLKPPLPQ